The genomic interval GCATCAAATAAAAGAAAAAACAATAATTATAGCAAAATTCAGTTCAGTTTTGGGGGATTATCGAAGAAACTTTTGCTCAAGAAAATTTTATTTTTTTTATGAAAAATAATTTCGATTTTCCATCCATTTTAATTTTCGATTTTGTATTATGACAATACCAAGTTTGGAAAACAAATGGACTTGTCAAAAAACAACTAGATTGGAGTGAACAATCATGAAAATGCAAATCAAAGTTCCTGTTCAAAGGATTAGAAATAGTAACAACAAAAAAATCGATTCGTTATTAAAAAGGTAATTAAAAGGAGTGAAAAATAATGAACAGCTATACCAGCGTCTTTAATAACCGAAAAAGGGAAATCGAAGAAGCAAGTATCAAACATAATGTATCTCCCGATTTACTAAAAAGGTTTTGGGATATTAGTTCCAAATGGGATTGTGAAAAACGCCATGAATAGAAGTTTGGAGCAATTAAAGCTTCCTGGAACCAAAACATACAAGTTGGTCGTGCCAAGGAAAGATATGAAAAATGTAGTTGCCTCTTGCCAAATGGAGTTTGATTTATACATAGAAGATAAGAAGTAAGTATAAAATATCTACTTTCAGTCAATTCTGTGATTATTGACTGGAGGTGGTTGAATTGAAATGCACTGTCAGGAAAATCGAGGTAATTGAAGAATCGAATGAGCTTGGAACCATGTTAATAGAAAGGCTTATCGAAAGAATGCTGTTACATAAACTTGGTGTATCTCCAGCACTTCAAGCTATTATCTTGAGTAAAAATTATAAAGGAAAGGCTGATTTAAATGGTGAAAGATAAAAAAATTGGTCATGAAACTAGAGGAATTAAAATTGGCTAAAAACATATACTCAAACGGGAAATTAAACCTCTTTTTAAGACGGGTCAGTACAGAAAATCAAAGTCTTGAGATGCAAATTGTTGCCGATAAAAAGTTCCGCGATGAGCTTGATGAAGACGAATATATAGAGGTAAATGAACTGGGTATATCTGCAAATAAGATAAAGCTGAGGGACAGGGAGAAAATGCAGGAGGTCATATCACTTATCAGTAAAGGTGAAGTTGGTACCCTTTATGTTTATGACCGCAGCCGATTAACAAGGAATTTTTATGAATACCTTGAAATGGTGGATTTGTTCATTACACATGATGTTAAAGTGGTATTTACTTCCTCTGATTCAAGCTATTCGTCTTTTAGCTCCAATTATTTGGTTGAGGGCTTTAACGGAATTTTAATTGAAGAAGAAGGAAAGGCAATTGCCCGTCGAGTTTCAGACACACACCGAAAACTTCCTCCAAGGAAATTTGGTTATCAAACTAACAAGGATGAACGGGGCAATAAATCTTACTCTCTTCAAAAAGAGAATAAAAAAAATATCATTCAATTGTTTGAAAAAGCAAGGGGAATTGGCGATACAACTGAATTCATTCAACTTGTTTCAACATTTTCTAGTCTTATGAAAAAACAGCCAACGGATATTGTGCGCATACTTACAGACCCCTTCTATTCCGGCTGCGAGAAAATAGGAAACTATTTGAATAAGCTCCCTTATGTTGAACCTGTTATTTCTAAGGAGACTTTCCAAGAAGTCCAGGTTGTAATTGAACCATTCGTGGAAAAATTGCAGCAAAACTTAAATGGAAGAAGCGACGAAAATATCCTTCCTCCTAAGTGTGGAATCTGCAAAAAGAGTATGATTTACCGAAAAAATAAAATTGGTGAATCAGGCATATACACTTGTTCAAATAAACATAAAAAAATGAGTATTAATGTTGATGATTACAATGATATGTTAATAAATTGCATATCAATGGTCTTTGAAAACTTGAATGAGGAAGGAATCGAGAAGAAAGCCATTAAAATGATAAACCACTTACTCGATAATTTAGGGAAAGAACTCGGGGCTGCCAATAAAAAAATTGAGCATATTGAGGCTCAAATTGCGACAATGCCTTATGAAAAATTTCTTTCTAAACAATATGAAAAAAACGAAATGAAACTATTAGTAGAAAGTAAGCAAAAAAGAAAAGAACTTCGGGAACACCTATTGATATGTGAAAATTATAAAAATAAGGTGAAATACTTGGTAAGCAATGTCAAAATAAGTGACTGTTTAAAAAGCGATGAATTAATAAATTTGGTTGGTTTAATTATTAAGGACTGCTATGTACATGAATCGACATTAGCTCTTATTCTTTACTTTAACGAGTTCTTAGACAATGAACAATTAGAGAGGATGATAGCGTGTGAGTAAACAGGATAACAGTATCTTAAAAATGCCTTTAGAGAAAAGAAAATTGGCAGTTGCTTCGATAAGGCGGTCTTCACATAAACAGGAAGGAAATCAATCGTTTGAGATTCAAACCTTAGCAATTAAGGAGTATGCAGAGAAAAAGGGGTACTATTTGCCAAATGAATTTATCTTTTACGATGATGCTCAAAGTGCTTATCGTAAATCTGCTAGCAGCCGTAAGGGATTAAATATGATGAAAGAAATTGTTCTTTCACAAGATGTCAGTGCAATCATCTTTTATGATTTTTCACGCATTGACAGAAAAATTTACTCCTTTGTATCGGAATTTTACTCGGATGTGATTACCAAGAAGCCGCACCTTAAATTTTATACAACCACAAAAGAGGATGAATGGACACCTGCTGATTTGGATGTGAAACTTCAACTAATCATAGCAAATGGAGAATCAAATGATAAATCAAGAAGAACAGTGGATGCTCAAAAGACAGACTTAGAATCTGAGGTACGCCCAGGTTCAACCGTTCCGTTTGGCTATCAGCAAATTCATAAGAAGTTGGTCCCTGACGAAAATGCTCCTGTTGTTTTTTTTATTTATTACTTAGCATCCTGGGGACATTCAATACAAAAGATAACAAATGTCTTAAATGAAGCAGGTATTCCGTCTCCAACAAAGAAACAATGGCGGACAAGTAGCATAGAAAATATACTTAAGAATCCAGTCTACATGGGGCATCTCAGTTGGACTTTCCGCCGTAAACACATCAGTCAAAATAAACATTTAATTGAACATAGCCATAATGCCATTGTTCCGGGTATTTTTTACAAACTTATTGATGTGAATCGAGAGCTGAAGAAAAAGTATAACAAATTAGAAACTCCGTTTTTATTTGGTGGTTTGCTAGTTTGTAAAAACTGTGGTAACCATCTAATTCATCGAAATAGCTCCACGAGGAAGAAAGGTATTAAATACAGTTATTTTAAGTATTTCTGTACGACCTGTTCTTATGAGATGGATATAAATTTATTGAATGAAAAATTGTTGGGCTATATTCAACAACAGTTATCCATGTCTGTAAAAATAAATACAGGGACAGTAACTAATACACTTAAAGAATATATTGTGTCACTTCAGGAGCAAATGGATTTACTTAAGGCAAAGGAACAACTTGTTTTAGCTAATGAAATGGTTGCTAAAATTCATCAGCAAAATCAGTTAAACAGCGTCTTTAGAAATGTGTTAAGCAAATTAAAAAATGAAATTATTCAAATTGAGCAGTCGATTAGAGAAATCGAAATTCTTCTAACTCCTTCGGAACTGGAAGTGTTTCTTAATAGCTTTCAAAATATCAATATATGTAAGTTATCAATGACAGAACAACGATTAATAGTGCTGAACTTTGTTAACGAAATAGCTATACACTTTAAAAGTGAAAATAACTTTGAATTTGATATTCAATTCAAGGTTAATCCGGTATCCTTTATCACAAAATGAGGGTAGATGGAAAATCGAACTTTTACATATTTCATTGGATGGAAAACCGAACCTATAATACATATGTGGAAAATAATAAAAACATAAATGGGTAAATACCTGCACCAATGCGCCATTTTCTTTTATCTGGTTCGGTTTTACTTCCATGTTGGTATACCTTCATGGTCATAATATCGAAATTCTAGTAACCATTATGAACATTAAATCGAAAATACATACATAAT from Niallia sp. FSL W8-0635 carries:
- a CDS encoding recombinase family protein, whose product is MAKNIYSNGKLNLFLRRVSTENQSLEMQIVADKKFRDELDEDEYIEVNELGISANKIKLRDREKMQEVISLISKGEVGTLYVYDRSRLTRNFYEYLEMVDLFITHDVKVVFTSSDSSYSSFSSNYLVEGFNGILIEEEGKAIARRVSDTHRKLPPRKFGYQTNKDERGNKSYSLQKENKKNIIQLFEKARGIGDTTEFIQLVSTFSSLMKKQPTDIVRILTDPFYSGCEKIGNYLNKLPYVEPVISKETFQEVQVVIEPFVEKLQQNLNGRSDENILPPKCGICKKSMIYRKNKIGESGIYTCSNKHKKMSINVDDYNDMLINCISMVFENLNEEGIEKKAIKMINHLLDNLGKELGAANKKIEHIEAQIATMPYEKFLSKQYEKNEMKLLVESKQKRKELREHLLICENYKNKVKYLVSNVKISDCLKSDELINLVGLIIKDCYVHESTLALILYFNEFLDNEQLERMIACE
- a CDS encoding recombinase family protein is translated as MSKQDNSILKMPLEKRKLAVASIRRSSHKQEGNQSFEIQTLAIKEYAEKKGYYLPNEFIFYDDAQSAYRKSASSRKGLNMMKEIVLSQDVSAIIFYDFSRIDRKIYSFVSEFYSDVITKKPHLKFYTTTKEDEWTPADLDVKLQLIIANGESNDKSRRTVDAQKTDLESEVRPGSTVPFGYQQIHKKLVPDENAPVVFFIYYLASWGHSIQKITNVLNEAGIPSPTKKQWRTSSIENILKNPVYMGHLSWTFRRKHISQNKHLIEHSHNAIVPGIFYKLIDVNRELKKKYNKLETPFLFGGLLVCKNCGNHLIHRNSSTRKKGIKYSYFKYFCTTCSYEMDINLLNEKLLGYIQQQLSMSVKINTGTVTNTLKEYIVSLQEQMDLLKAKEQLVLANEMVAKIHQQNQLNSVFRNVLSKLKNEIIQIEQSIREIEILLTPSELEVFLNSFQNINICKLSMTEQRLIVLNFVNEIAIHFKSENNFEFDIQFKVNPVSFITK